A window of Chitinophaga sp. MM2321 contains these coding sequences:
- a CDS encoding DUF5009 domain-containing protein has product MINRLTTGRILSIDAFRGITILIMIFVNSVAGVSGIPSWMQHAHADEDAMTFVDVVFPAFLFIVGMSIPFAINSRLAKGDSFLQLQQHILWRTLGLLVLGVFMVNTGNINGEATGMRPALWTLLFYACAILVWNVYTFKQQWISWCFKGAGIAGLIILALMYRGGEAGTGRLTPQWWGILGLIGWAYLYACIIYQLFKGVAGGIFLMIAVCTGYYILCQQPFMHQGGWRWLASQSGNAAHTSVVLCGMLLSLFYFDEDIDLRGSKLVSRVTGYFALLLIAAALLRPSFKVSKVLATPSWCLYSAAICVAIFSFLYFLIDVKKISKWTSFFRPAGSNPLLTYILPDIVYFLMILLGISLPAVLGEGLPGVIWCAFYAVAMLFIVKGLNKLHIRLQL; this is encoded by the coding sequence ATGATCAACAGACTTACTACTGGCCGCATTTTATCTATTGACGCCTTCCGGGGCATCACGATACTGATCATGATTTTTGTGAACAGTGTGGCCGGTGTGAGTGGCATCCCTTCCTGGATGCAGCATGCACATGCGGATGAAGACGCCATGACCTTTGTGGACGTGGTGTTTCCTGCCTTTTTGTTTATCGTGGGAATGTCCATTCCTTTCGCAATCAACAGCCGGCTGGCGAAGGGCGATAGCTTCCTGCAATTACAGCAACATATTTTATGGCGTACGCTGGGGCTGCTGGTGCTCGGCGTATTCATGGTAAATACCGGCAACATCAATGGTGAAGCCACGGGGATGCGTCCGGCATTATGGACCCTCCTGTTTTATGCATGCGCCATCCTGGTATGGAATGTATACACTTTTAAACAGCAGTGGATCAGCTGGTGCTTTAAAGGCGCAGGCATCGCAGGGCTGATTATCCTGGCGTTGATGTACCGCGGCGGCGAAGCGGGTACGGGGCGCTTAACGCCGCAGTGGTGGGGAATACTGGGACTGATAGGATGGGCTTACCTGTATGCCTGTATTATCTACCAGCTTTTCAAAGGTGTTGCGGGAGGTATTTTTCTGATGATAGCGGTATGTACCGGTTATTATATTTTATGTCAACAGCCGTTTATGCACCAGGGCGGATGGCGTTGGTTGGCATCGCAAAGCGGCAACGCTGCGCATACGTCGGTGGTTTTATGCGGGATGTTGTTGTCATTATTTTATTTTGATGAAGACATTGACCTGAGAGGGAGTAAACTGGTTTCCCGGGTAACCGGCTATTTCGCCCTGTTGCTGATTGCGGCGGCCCTGTTACGTCCTTCTTTTAAAGTATCAAAAGTATTGGCTACGCCCAGCTGGTGTTTGTATAGCGCCGCCATATGTGTAGCCATATTTTCTTTTTTATATTTTTTGATAGATGTAAAAAAGATCAGCAAATGGACTTCTTTCTTCCGGCCGGCCGGCTCCAACCCGTTGCTGACCTATATCCTGCCTGATATTGTTTATTTCCTGATGATCCTGCTGGGCATCAGCCTCCCGGCTGTGTTGGGTGAGGGTTTGCCAGGTGTAATATGGTGCGCTTTTTATGCAGTAGCCATGTTGTTTATTGTAAAAGGCTTAAACAAACTCCATATTCGTTTGCAGCTGTAA
- a CDS encoding GH92 family glycosyl hydrolase — protein MKSGFRIGSAFALSAVMLVGIQADAQVKRPATTGFVESKSVASVDPYIGSGGHGHVFVGASVPYGAVQAGPTNIVKGWDWCSGYHYSDSVVIGFSQTHLSGTGIGDLGDVLIMPYTGKIKTNRGTQEDPTSGYGSHYSHAREKARPGYYAVHLDDYNVQVELTASERVAFHKYTFPENQPSNIIIDLKEGIGWDAPVETYIRQVDEYTLEGYRFSKGWAEDQRLWFAIKSSVPVTKFVVFEGDEQQAGTSVKAKAVKGVISFDKSPGQVMLKVGISPVSSENALANIKAEIPGWDFTKVVNNANAKWDKELSKVNIETKDAAARRVFYTALYHTMIDPALFNDHDRSYRGTDKKVYPDPGFDNYSVFSLWDIYRSCAPLSTILHPEKVNSFVNSMLTIFKQQGKLPIWPLMGSETNCMVGYHAVPPIVDAYLKGFTGFNAEDAFAAMKASSTRDDLGVKYVKERGYIPADKEYESVSKALEYAIDDWCIAAMAKKMGKQEDYEYYKKRAGYYKNYFDSTIKFVRPRMSDGSFKTPYDPFNSVHEKGDFTEGNGWQYTWLVPQDVDGLINLMGGDEAFTRKLDSLFTAKGDMGAEASNDISGLIGMYAHGNEPSHHVTYMYAFAGNQWKTAEKVRQVMKDFYFDQPEGLAGNEDCGAMSSWYIFSALGFYPVNPANGVYVLGSPLFDKATVKLPGGKTFTVQTMQNSGENIYIQSITLNGKPYNKSFILHQDLVKGGTMVVKMGNKPNYDFGKNVADRPGTVSEL, from the coding sequence ATGAAATCGGGATTCAGGATTGGCAGCGCATTTGCGCTATCTGCCGTGATGTTGGTTGGCATACAGGCAGACGCCCAGGTAAAACGGCCGGCAACAACAGGCTTTGTGGAAAGTAAATCAGTAGCTTCAGTAGATCCATATATCGGCTCCGGTGGCCACGGGCACGTATTTGTGGGTGCCAGCGTTCCTTATGGCGCCGTGCAGGCCGGACCTACCAATATTGTGAAAGGTTGGGACTGGTGCTCAGGATATCACTATTCAGACAGTGTCGTGATAGGCTTCTCTCAAACACATCTCAGCGGCACCGGTATCGGCGACCTTGGCGATGTACTCATTATGCCATACACGGGTAAAATAAAGACTAACCGCGGTACACAGGAAGATCCAACTTCAGGTTATGGCTCCCACTATTCACATGCACGCGAGAAAGCCCGCCCCGGCTATTACGCCGTTCACCTGGATGATTATAATGTACAGGTAGAATTAACCGCCTCCGAAAGAGTCGCTTTCCATAAATATACTTTTCCTGAAAATCAGCCTTCCAACATCATCATTGACCTGAAAGAAGGCATTGGATGGGATGCGCCCGTAGAAACATATATCCGCCAGGTAGATGAATATACCCTGGAAGGATACCGTTTCTCCAAAGGTTGGGCAGAAGATCAACGCCTTTGGTTCGCCATAAAATCTTCTGTGCCGGTAACGAAGTTTGTTGTTTTTGAGGGAGACGAACAGCAAGCCGGTACTTCCGTTAAAGCGAAAGCGGTGAAAGGAGTAATCTCCTTTGATAAATCACCCGGACAGGTCATGTTGAAAGTAGGGATTTCACCTGTCAGCAGTGAAAATGCACTGGCGAATATCAAGGCAGAAATACCCGGCTGGGATTTCACGAAAGTGGTAAACAACGCCAACGCCAAATGGGATAAAGAACTCTCCAAAGTAAACATCGAAACAAAAGATGCTGCCGCACGCCGCGTGTTCTACACCGCGCTGTATCATACCATGATCGATCCTGCATTATTCAACGATCATGACCGCAGTTATCGCGGCACCGATAAAAAAGTATATCCTGATCCGGGTTTCGACAACTACTCTGTTTTCTCCCTGTGGGATATTTATCGCTCCTGCGCACCATTGAGTACAATCCTGCATCCGGAAAAAGTAAACAGCTTTGTGAACTCCATGCTCACCATCTTTAAGCAACAAGGCAAATTGCCTATCTGGCCGTTGATGGGTAGTGAAACCAATTGTATGGTAGGCTATCACGCGGTACCTCCTATCGTGGATGCTTACCTGAAAGGCTTTACCGGCTTCAATGCAGAAGATGCATTTGCGGCCATGAAAGCATCTTCTACCCGCGATGACCTGGGCGTGAAATACGTAAAAGAAAGAGGATATATTCCGGCAGATAAAGAATACGAATCCGTTTCCAAAGCACTGGAATATGCAATCGATGATTGGTGCATAGCGGCGATGGCAAAAAAAATGGGTAAGCAGGAAGATTATGAATACTATAAAAAGCGCGCCGGCTACTATAAAAATTATTTTGATAGCACCATTAAATTTGTACGTCCGCGTATGAGCGATGGCAGCTTCAAAACACCGTACGATCCTTTCAATTCCGTTCACGAAAAAGGCGACTTTACAGAAGGCAACGGCTGGCAATATACCTGGCTGGTACCACAGGATGTAGATGGCCTGATCAACCTGATGGGAGGCGACGAAGCCTTTACCCGCAAGCTCGACAGCCTCTTCACCGCTAAAGGGGATATGGGTGCGGAAGCATCTAATGATATCTCCGGATTGATCGGTATGTATGCACACGGCAATGAGCCGAGTCATCACGTTACTTACATGTATGCCTTTGCCGGTAATCAATGGAAAACCGCTGAGAAGGTAAGACAGGTCATGAAAGATTTTTATTTTGATCAGCCTGAAGGACTTGCCGGTAACGAAGATTGCGGTGCTATGTCATCCTGGTATATTTTCTCTGCCCTGGGCTTCTATCCTGTAAACCCTGCTAATGGGGTGTATGTATTGGGTAGCCCGCTGTTTGATAAAGCTACTGTGAAACTGCCTGGTGGCAAAACATTCACGGTGCAAACCATGCAGAACAGCGGTGAAAATATCTATATCCAAAGTATCACACTCAATGGTAAGCCTTACAACAAAAGCTTTATCCTGCACCAGGATCTGGTGAAAGGTGGTACCATGGTAGTGAAAATGGGTAATAAACCTAATTATGATTTTGGTAAGAACGTGGCAGACAGGCCGGGAACAGTATCTGAATTATAA
- a CDS encoding GxxExxY protein — MNNYQPKFHEITGKIIGCAMKTHRILGNGFQEFIYQRALEIEMQKEGVTFEREKAMLILYQGVSIGTRRVDFLVEERLPIELKAIIKLEAVHLTQALNYLEIYNKEIGLLINFGSISLEFKRLYNGKFNENISSSSST; from the coding sequence ATGAATAATTACCAACCAAAATTTCATGAAATTACGGGTAAAATAATAGGGTGTGCGATGAAAACACATCGTATATTGGGCAATGGTTTCCAGGAATTTATCTATCAACGTGCGTTGGAAATTGAAATGCAGAAAGAAGGTGTTACTTTTGAAAGAGAAAAAGCAATGCTAATTTTATATCAGGGAGTATCTATAGGAACCAGGAGGGTGGATTTCCTCGTTGAAGAAAGATTACCTATAGAACTAAAAGCAATAATAAAACTAGAAGCTGTTCATTTAACACAAGCATTAAATTATCTGGAGATCTACAACAAGGAAATAGGACTGCTCATTAACTTTGGCAGCATTAGCCTGGAGTTTAAACGCTTATACAATGGTAAATTTAACGAAAATATTTCCTCTTCATCCTCTACATAA
- a CDS encoding family 10 glycosylhydrolase: MDKRHFIKALGIGGLALAKPSIPASAAVKTAPRRMEKLTAQHRVWINPDHKDTAAILQKRYAAYKNAGIADIFFEADSELHFKTAKANGINAHRWMWTMNRGEKELLASHPEWYAKNRKGESCADHPPYVNYYRWLCPSKPEVVNYLKDQVEKILSKDYVDGIHLDYVRFCDVILPVNLWSNYGIDQSRELPEYDFCYCEDCRNAYKAKNDVDPLKIEHPDQSPSWRKFRYDCITNVVNNLAQVAQQHKKPISAAVFPTPEIAKRIVRQDWTNWQLNAVCPMIYHGFYRENINWIGDAVAEGVKALHGAFPLYAGLYLPDFHGNYNDLQEAIRLSIQNGAAGVSIFGEVTPEVLRVLAL, from the coding sequence ATGGATAAACGTCATTTTATTAAAGCACTGGGTATTGGTGGACTAGCATTGGCAAAACCGTCGATACCCGCCAGTGCGGCGGTCAAAACGGCGCCACGGCGCATGGAAAAGCTCACCGCACAACACCGGGTGTGGATCAATCCGGATCATAAGGATACCGCAGCCATACTGCAAAAACGCTATGCCGCCTACAAAAACGCCGGCATCGCTGATATCTTTTTTGAAGCCGACAGTGAGCTGCATTTCAAAACAGCCAAAGCCAACGGCATCAATGCTCACCGCTGGATGTGGACGATGAACCGGGGAGAGAAAGAACTGCTGGCCAGTCACCCGGAATGGTATGCTAAAAACCGTAAGGGTGAGTCCTGCGCGGATCATCCGCCGTATGTAAATTACTACAGGTGGCTTTGTCCCAGTAAACCGGAAGTGGTAAACTATCTCAAAGATCAGGTAGAAAAGATCCTCTCCAAAGATTATGTAGATGGCATTCACCTCGATTATGTACGGTTCTGCGATGTAATTTTACCGGTGAATTTATGGAGTAACTATGGTATCGATCAATCGCGGGAATTGCCGGAATATGATTTCTGTTATTGTGAAGATTGTCGCAATGCCTACAAAGCTAAAAACGATGTAGATCCGCTGAAGATAGAACATCCCGATCAAAGCCCGTCGTGGCGCAAGTTCCGGTACGACTGCATTACCAATGTGGTTAACAACCTCGCACAGGTAGCGCAACAACATAAAAAACCTATTTCCGCCGCAGTATTCCCCACACCGGAAATAGCCAAACGTATTGTACGGCAGGACTGGACCAACTGGCAGCTGAATGCCGTATGTCCCATGATCTATCACGGTTTCTACAGAGAAAATATAAACTGGATTGGCGATGCCGTAGCAGAAGGCGTTAAAGCATTACACGGTGCATTCCCCTTGTATGCCGGGCTTTATCTGCCGGACTTCCACGGTAACTATAACGACTTGCAGGAAGCCATCAGGCTATCAATACAAAATGGCGCCGCAGGCGTTTCTATTTTTGGAGAAGTAACGCCGGAAGTATTGCGGGTACTCGCATTGTGA
- a CDS encoding ABC transporter ATP-binding protein — MSTFSNPRKKRSEKDEKLTFRERLAALRNLPAFFRMVWQTSPGLTIANTLLRIAQSAMPLSLLYVGKLIIDQVVLLSKDNSQHSPQYLWQLVALEFGLAIISDALSRAISLLDSLLGDLFANHTSVKIMQHAAALDLDQFEDAEFYDKLERARQQTSGRTVLLSQVLSQVQDLITMGFLAAGLMLFNPWLILLLLLAVLPAFLNETHFNDLSYKLTWGQTSDRRELDYIRYLGASDETAKEVKVFDLSNFLIHRFRIISDKFYGDKKHLEVRHSVWGTVFAMLGSAGYYAAYILIILQTISGHLTIGDLAFLAGSFRQLRGTFQGILIRFSSVTQGAMYLRDMFDFFEIKSRMATPATPRHFPAPIQQGFTFEDVGFKYLNAEKWAIRHLNFTLHAGEKLALVGENGAGKTTLVKLLSRLYDPAEGRILLDGIDLREYDLQELRTQVGVIFQDYQRYQMTVAQNIAVGNIDQTNNRPLIEDAARQSLAEPLIEKMPHGYDQMLGRRFNQGIELSGGEWQKIALARAYMKDAQLLILDEPTSALDARAEYNVFLRFADLTRNKTAVLISHRFSTVRMANRILVLEKGQLAEIGSHEELLKRGGKYAELFELQAAGYK, encoded by the coding sequence ATGAGTACATTTAGCAACCCGCGGAAAAAGCGGTCGGAGAAGGATGAGAAGTTAACCTTCCGGGAGCGGCTGGCAGCATTGCGCAACCTCCCTGCCTTTTTCAGGATGGTGTGGCAAACCAGCCCCGGGCTAACCATTGCGAATACGTTATTACGCATTGCCCAGTCGGCGATGCCGCTGTCGTTATTGTATGTAGGCAAGTTGATCATAGACCAGGTGGTGCTGTTGAGTAAAGACAATTCCCAGCATTCCCCGCAATATTTATGGCAGCTGGTGGCCCTGGAATTCGGGCTGGCCATTATTTCCGATGCATTGAGCAGGGCCATTTCCCTGCTGGATAGTTTGCTGGGCGACCTGTTTGCCAACCACACCTCGGTGAAGATCATGCAACATGCCGCCGCCCTGGATCTCGACCAGTTTGAAGACGCAGAATTTTATGATAAACTGGAGCGTGCCCGTCAACAAACATCCGGCAGAACGGTGCTGTTGTCGCAGGTATTGAGCCAGGTGCAGGACCTGATCACGATGGGCTTCCTGGCAGCGGGGTTGATGCTGTTCAATCCCTGGTTGATCCTGCTGCTATTGCTGGCAGTGCTCCCGGCCTTTTTAAATGAAACGCACTTCAATGACCTGTCATATAAGCTCACCTGGGGACAGACATCTGATCGCCGGGAGCTGGATTATATCCGCTACCTGGGCGCCAGCGATGAAACAGCCAAAGAGGTAAAAGTATTTGATCTCTCCAACTTCCTCATTCATCGTTTCCGTATTATATCAGATAAGTTTTATGGAGATAAAAAACACCTGGAAGTCCGCCATTCCGTGTGGGGTACCGTGTTTGCCATGTTGGGAAGCGCCGGCTATTATGCCGCCTATATCCTCATCATCCTGCAAACGATCAGCGGGCACTTAACAATCGGTGATCTCGCCTTCCTGGCGGGTTCCTTCCGGCAGCTGAGGGGAACATTCCAGGGCATTCTGATCCGGTTTTCCAGTGTTACACAAGGAGCGATGTACCTAAGGGATATGTTTGATTTCTTTGAGATAAAATCCAGGATGGCAACACCCGCAACTCCACGTCACTTTCCTGCTCCTATACAACAGGGATTTACTTTTGAAGATGTTGGCTTTAAATATCTCAACGCTGAAAAATGGGCGATCCGTCACCTCAACTTCACCCTGCATGCCGGCGAGAAGCTCGCACTGGTAGGAGAGAACGGCGCCGGTAAAACCACGCTGGTAAAATTACTCTCCCGGTTATACGACCCCGCAGAAGGTCGGATACTTCTCGATGGTATAGACCTCCGGGAATATGATCTGCAGGAACTACGTACGCAGGTAGGCGTTATATTCCAGGATTATCAACGCTACCAGATGACAGTAGCACAGAACATCGCTGTAGGCAATATCGACCAGACCAACAACCGCCCCCTCATTGAAGATGCTGCGCGGCAAAGTCTTGCGGAACCGCTTATCGAAAAAATGCCACATGGCTACGATCAGATGTTAGGCCGCCGCTTTAACCAGGGCATAGAACTCTCCGGAGGCGAATGGCAGAAGATAGCCCTGGCACGCGCCTACATGAAAGACGCCCAGCTACTCATTCTCGACGAGCCCACCTCCGCACTGGATGCACGCGCAGAATACAATGTATTCCTGCGCTTCGCTGATCTCACCCGCAACAAAACGGCAGTATTAATATCGCATCGTTTTTCTACTGTACGTATGGCTAACCGTATCCTCGTACTGGAAAAAGGACAGCTGGCAGAAATAGGCAGTCACGAAGAACTGCTGAAGCGCGGAGGTAAGTATGCGGAGTTGTTTGAATTGCAGGCAGCAGGGTATAAGTAG
- a CDS encoding M13 family metallopeptidase: MKKYLLTTMGIAGMATFMACNQGKRTPDATQSTPDALAANVDSTVNPAQDFFDYANGGWIKRNPIPPEYSSWGIGNLVQEELYKRLRIINEHAAENPADDISRKIAAFWKSGMDSVGINAAGIKPIEDQLKAIDAVTTPQQLLQLAATQNIFTGAMCQTYIAQDAKNSDVMALQFYQGGLGLPNRDYYFNTDDRTTKVRQAYPAHIARMLQFTGLDSSAANTAANNILQLETILAKSSRKLEALRDPEANYHKMPVTALNKIAGNIDWISFIKQQGVNSFADTIIVGQPEFYTALSNAVKSQPLETWKNYLKWHLISSAAPALSDTIALTDFAFYGTLLRGQEKQKPRWKRVLDTEERAMGEALGQLFVKEFFNATAKKRYEALVEDIRGALKIRIQNLTWMSDSTKEKALYKLSRITKKVGYPDKWKDFSAMEIKEQSYLQNITAAHKWWHQYEINKLGKPVDRNEWDMTPQTYNAYYNPSNNEIVLPAGIFTVPGKRDEELDDALVYGYAGASTIGHEITHGFDDEGRQFDAAGNLKSWWTKDDAAKFNARAAVMVKQFDDYVVVDSLHINGKATLGENIADLGGILLGWDAFQQTDQFKKGEKIAGYTPSQRYFMGYTLGWLSHTKKEELARRVLIDVHSPAKFRVNGPFSDVDAFYEVYGVKQGDGMWRADSTRVRIW, from the coding sequence ATGAAGAAATATCTGCTCACCACTATGGGAATAGCCGGCATGGCTACTTTCATGGCCTGCAACCAGGGGAAGCGTACTCCTGATGCCACGCAGTCCACCCCTGATGCCCTCGCAGCCAATGTTGACAGTACCGTCAACCCTGCACAGGATTTTTTTGATTACGCCAACGGCGGCTGGATCAAACGCAATCCCATTCCCCCCGAATACAGCTCCTGGGGAATCGGTAACCTCGTACAGGAAGAACTGTACAAAAGATTACGCATTATCAATGAACATGCGGCAGAGAACCCTGCTGACGACATCTCCCGCAAAATAGCTGCTTTCTGGAAAAGCGGGATGGACTCCGTAGGCATCAATGCTGCCGGCATCAAACCGATTGAAGATCAGTTGAAAGCCATTGACGCCGTCACTACCCCGCAGCAATTGCTCCAACTGGCCGCCACGCAAAACATCTTCACCGGCGCCATGTGCCAGACGTACATTGCACAGGATGCCAAAAACAGTGATGTAATGGCGCTGCAATTCTACCAGGGCGGCCTGGGCCTGCCCAACCGCGATTACTATTTCAATACAGACGACCGAACCACCAAAGTAAGACAAGCCTACCCGGCGCATATTGCACGGATGCTACAGTTTACCGGTCTTGACAGCAGCGCCGCCAACACCGCAGCCAACAACATCCTGCAACTGGAAACCATCCTGGCAAAATCCAGCCGCAAACTGGAAGCCCTGCGCGACCCGGAAGCCAACTACCACAAAATGCCGGTAACGGCATTAAACAAAATTGCCGGCAACATCGACTGGATCTCCTTCATCAAACAACAAGGTGTCAACAGCTTTGCAGATACCATTATTGTTGGTCAGCCGGAATTTTACACGGCGCTCAGTAATGCCGTCAAATCGCAACCACTGGAAACCTGGAAGAACTACCTGAAATGGCATCTCATCAGTAGCGCCGCACCTGCCCTCAGCGATACCATCGCCTTAACAGACTTTGCTTTCTACGGCACCCTGCTCAGAGGCCAGGAAAAACAAAAGCCCCGCTGGAAACGTGTACTGGATACTGAAGAACGCGCCATGGGCGAAGCCCTCGGACAACTATTCGTAAAAGAATTTTTCAACGCCACCGCCAAAAAAAGATATGAAGCACTCGTGGAAGATATTCGCGGCGCATTAAAAATACGCATCCAAAACCTCACCTGGATGAGCGACAGCACCAAAGAAAAAGCACTTTACAAATTATCCAGGATCACCAAAAAAGTAGGCTACCCTGATAAATGGAAAGACTTCTCTGCCATGGAAATCAAGGAGCAATCATACTTACAGAATATCACTGCCGCTCATAAATGGTGGCATCAATATGAAATCAATAAACTGGGCAAACCTGTAGACCGCAACGAATGGGACATGACACCACAAACCTACAACGCCTACTACAACCCCAGCAACAACGAAATCGTATTGCCTGCCGGTATCTTCACCGTTCCCGGCAAGCGCGATGAAGAACTCGATGATGCCCTCGTATACGGCTACGCCGGCGCTTCTACGATAGGTCATGAAATAACACATGGCTTTGATGATGAAGGCCGCCAATTCGATGCTGCCGGCAACTTAAAAAGCTGGTGGACCAAGGACGATGCCGCCAAATTCAATGCACGTGCTGCCGTGATGGTCAAACAATTTGATGATTATGTAGTGGTAGACAGTCTCCACATAAATGGAAAAGCCACCCTCGGCGAAAATATCGCCGACCTCGGCGGCATCCTCCTGGGATGGGATGCGTTTCAACAAACCGACCAATTTAAGAAAGGAGAAAAGATTGCCGGATATACGCCATCGCAGCGGTACTTCATGGGTTATACCTTAGGATGGCTGAGTCATACTAAAAAAGAAGAACTCGCCAGACGGGTACTCATTGATGTACATTCTCCTGCTAAATTCAGGGTAAACGGGCCTTTCAGCGATGTAGACGCCTTCTATGAAGTGTATGGCGTGAAACAGGGAGATGGTATGTGGAGAGCAGATAGCACGCGGGTGAGAATCTGGTAA